A region of Lycium barbarum isolate Lr01 chromosome 3, ASM1917538v2, whole genome shotgun sequence DNA encodes the following proteins:
- the LOC132634122 gene encoding bidirectional sugar transporter SWEET10-like: MAISGHWAFAFGVLGNIVSFIVFLSPLPTFYKIYKKKSTEGYQSIPYVIALFSSMLWIYYAFLKTNTTLLITINSFGVFIETIYVGFYLFYAPKKARVHTVKMLLLTVVGGFGAIILVTQFLFKGAARGQVVGWICLVFSLCVFVAPLCIVRQVIKTKSVEYMPILLSVFLTLSAVMWFFYGLLLKDVNIAAPNILGFIFGILQMVLYAMYRKKENLIVREQNLAEVQNPVIILDDNKKIPELTEEQIIDIVKLGRLVCSGKVQMASALHQNAAKEEKLSSLQTMEA, from the exons ATGGCTATATCTGGTCATTGGGCATTTGCTTTTGGGGTCCTTG GAAATATTGTCTCGTTTATTGTTTTCCTCTCTCCACT GCCTACATTTTATAAAATTTACAAGAAGAAATCAACAGAAGGCTATCAATCAATTCCATATGTGATTGCGCTTTTTAGTTCCATGCTTTGGATATACTATGCATTTTTGAAGACCAACACGACACTTCTCATCACCATAAACTCCTTTGGTGTCTTTATTGAGACCATCTACGTTGGTTTCTACCTTTTCTATGCACCAAAGAAAGCCAGG GTCCACACTGTGAAGATGCTCCTTTTAACAGTGGTTGGTGGATTTGGTGCAATTATCCTCGTTACCCAATTTCTATTCAAAGGAGCGGCCCGTGGCCAAGTGGTTGGGTGGATTTGTCTTGTGTTCTCCTTGTGCGTGTTTGTAGCACCATTATGCATTGTG AGACAAGTAATCAAGACGAAGAGTGTGGAATACATGCCAATTCTCCTATCCGTTTTTCTAACATTGAGCGCTGTGATGTGGTTCTTTTATGGACTTCTATTAAAAGACGTTAACATTGCT GCTCCAAACATATTGGGATTTATCTTTGGTATTCTCCAAATGGTGCTCTATGCAATGTACCGCAAAAAAGAGAACCTCATCGTTAGGGAGCAGAACCTTGCTGAGGTACAAAATCCTGTCATAATCTTGGACGATAACAAGAAGATTCCAGAACTAACAGAAGAACAGATAATAGACATAGTGAAGCTTGGTAGATTGGTTTGTTCGGGCAAAGTTCAAATGGCTTCAGCTCTGCATCAAAATGCAGCTAAAGAAGAGAAGCTATCCAGTTTGCAAACAATGGAGGCCTAA